The Hordeum vulgare subsp. vulgare chromosome 4H, MorexV3_pseudomolecules_assembly, whole genome shotgun sequence genomic interval tagcgcagtcatcgttatatgactcctcaagagccaaacgaagagtgcactcttcttctagagcactagataattcggcaatttcatcagcATAGTCACAGCTATGTCCCTgtagctcggagatagtctcctcatgagaatcaatgaggtcagtggcctcacccagttgttccaagagagcaacaaagtgcttcttgggttctcccttaatagtgcatagaaacttatcaagatcatgctcattcagctctccaacatcactaccttctacacaatttaacaatgaaggagcagaagcaatgttggtcttaatgatgggagttacctgattggtaccttttgccatgaggcacttggtgatgcggttctcgttgggggcgttgaagagagacaccttctgggaagaggtagtggcgatagcaacagttgccgttgccactgtatcatcatcatcgccatcatcatcagaagggtactcctccagggccaccatcccttttgggtgaggtttcttcacaaagttgttcttgattggaaatgatttggttttgtctttgcgaattagcttgcctccgttgtcttccctcttctcatagggacattctgccacgaagtgactcacgttgccacagttataacatgtcctcactcgttgtttgggtttgaatccactcgagttgttcttgttgaaggtgggtcttgagttccttttatttccccagaattgccttgatgcaagagccatgtgctcatgataagcataccttgtgtcttcagggcagctctcctcttcttcctcttcttcttcttcaagcattgctcttgctttcaacgcaaggttgggtgaagtggtttttgatcggacacgagaaagtgcattgtcggctgtttagttcatgattgacattgcaatgaactcatccaacacttcactggaagacaaggagtggaagtctagccgctgacgaatgacagacgacatggctttattgaaaggcatgatggctttgagaaacttgcgcttgacccatgtatcatccacatccttattcccatgatcctttagtgccacagctatagcagtcaccctccgatagagatcacgagggtcctcgtcttccttcatcacaaactcatcggccttatcaagtatcacttcatagttggatcgttgaatacttgagcttcccttgtacagtaccacaatatgctcccaacaatccttggccaatgtgaagggacgcaagtggggaagatcttcaggtggtacagcagactggagaataaacaatgcagagtgattatattgattgtctacatcttctcttggagtgaggttgcttgggtcatggggataatatccttgctcgataattctccacaagtttgttgagctgtgattcaaatgagacttaatagaaaatacccagttagcaaagtcacctttcacaagtttaggaggaggaccaacaggattaagacgaggtgcgagaacgggtcctccatatgtcatgggagttggaaccgaagcatatgttccagtcccatccttttcgtgaggtgaagcaggttgcatacctttagccgcttccttagaggagttggcctccgaatcggaaatggtgggtttaaccactaaagccggttcgggtgaacttttaagaccatcaattaattctttaagcatggttttgacttcgctcgtcaaggacgtcttgagggcggccatagccatattcaagtcgtcccttgtgaccgaagtcaagtccatgtcctcgggttgcccgcggttaacttcctctccgccttccatactcttcgggtggttaaacccttaataaagagacgtggctctgataccaattgaaaggatcgatatggttggctagaggggggggtgaatagacaacgaccactttttaattaatcttaacaagttaaggtaaacactatacgggttcacaaataatatgacaaagaggtgaaccctatagaagctaacaactagagctattaagacaagtaagatatagtcacaagcataagcaaatacaaagtaaaggttagagataaccacaagtggaaccgatggagacgaggatgtgttaccgaagttccttccctttgacaggaagtacgtctccgttggagcggtgtggaggcacaatgctccccaaaaagccactaaggccaccgtattctcctcacgccctcgcacgatgcaaggtaccgtgattccactataggtgcccttgaaggcggcgaccaaacctttacaaacaaggttggggcaactccacacaaagcttggaggctcccaactaaaccacgaagcttcaccacaatggaatatggcttcgaggtgacctcaaccgtctaggatgctcaaacacccaagagtaacaagatccgcaagggattggtgggggaatcaacttttctcttggtggaagtgtggatctaggccttctcaaccaatccctaaagaatcaacaagtttgattggctagggagagagatcgggcactttagagcttgtggagcaacaatggagcttagagaggtcaaagatggggttcctcagctagaagaaccctttatatagtgggggggaaaatcagaccgttttcccactctctgtccgagtaccagcggtactaccgctgggccggagcggtactaccgctggctgcagcggtactaccgctgggcctccagcggtactaccgctgacaccagcggtactaccgtcggccccttggtagtgcacaagcactactaccgccgggaaagtattcgcaaaagggtccgtccacaaactaccgctaggtaggtggaacaaaacacctggagcggtactaccgctgccaggggcggtactactgctggctgcagcggtactaccgctggcagtccagcggtactaccgctggggaccattttgtagAGATAAacgagacgaataggcgagggccgctccaaaagataaggaaagggagaatgtgaagtgtgcgtgtgtaaagatagattccacccaaacctttccactacggatcccctcttaatagtacggctttcctatgactcaaataaagagaatcgtagagagcgccgtgcttccgttccagaagagaggagacatgtcgtcttgtgccgttgacgagtcttacctgaaactttgacacacacggttagtcctgtatggtactgtcatcaatcaccaaaattacttaggcataaactatgcccctacAGCGTGGATCTCCGTGCTCCCCTGCGTGGACGCGGAGAACCCGACGAAAGCCTGCTCCTTGACATAGCCCGCCAGATCGACGGGCGTGGACAAAACAAAGAGAACAATCAACGGATAAGTCTGCTAACACCTATCAGATACTCCAACATAGTTTCACCAGTGCCGGCCACCCCGTATACCTCGGCGCACCAGCCACCTAATTACCATCTTGATTGTGCGAGCAATTGTGGAACAAAGTAACGGGCCGGCTGGCTTGGGCTCCACGACTGTCAGTGCAGCTCGGTTGGCGGCGCCGCTGACCTCCAGACAAGCGGCACGCGACCCTCACGGTCCCGGGCGAGCCGCTCCTGTGCGCCGCCGCGGAGCTTCTCCAGCCGCGGCGCGTCGCTCTGGTGCATCACGAACACCTTGAGCACGTTGAACAGTGCACCCGCCACCCACATCACGCTCCCGCACAGGGTAATCCACCTCTCGCTCTCGCCTGGCAGGGTGGGCTCACCGCGGCGGTGGAGGACGGCCGCGACGAGGAAGAGCAGGTTGCCGAGGAGGACGTGGACCTGCACGCTGGACTGAAGCAGCTGCGCGCGGCCGTCGGCGCGCTCGTACATTTGGCACGAGCTGAGCACCGAGCCCAGGATCCAGAGCACCGCGCTGGAGAGTAGGGCGTCGGCCGCGCGCCTCTCTAACCTGTCGCCCTGCTCCACCATCAACACGAAAATGCAGCAGTCGGTCAGTTGAAGCGATCGCCGGGCTCATCGGTGATTGTGGTTGTCGACGGTGCACACTCACTCACCTTGGAGAAGAGCTGCAGTGCGAGGCCGACGATGGCGAGGACGCAGCCGGCGGCGTGGAGCGCGGGGGCGAGGAGCTCGATGAGGCCGAGCTGGGGGTCGAACCGGGCGAGGCCCACGTGACAGTCCACGCCGGCAAGGtgctgttggcttttgaacgtgcgtatgcagctgtacaggcgtgcctacgcgattcttgcttcggccggctacttgacggaacttgcgtaactagcgacacgaataaaactgatcgatggatttgatggctaaaggctcgtgtcgtgcctttgctttgtattgcttttcgtttttctggtgttacaatcaacatccctagggtgtcttttatacacgtccacaagggactatggaaatagactaggactaggaatcctaatactactaggactcgg includes:
- the LOC123450585 gene encoding uncharacterized protein LOC123450585 translates to MVKVATAREARLYGPALAVRRWEYINVGAYMFGTLLLAAGLAALCASEDGIGPRDTGLAVAGVALAVVAVVNAHDLGAHLQQHLAGVDCHVGLARFDPQLGLIELLAPALHAAGCVLAIVGLALQLFSKGDRLERRAADALLSSAVLWILGSVLSSCQMYERADGRAQLLQSSVQVHVLLGNLLFLVAAVLHRRGEPTLPGESERWITLCGSVMWVAGALFNVLKVFVMHQSDAPRLEKLRGGAQERLARDREGRVPLVWRSAAPPTELH